A section of the Agromyces aurantiacus genome encodes:
- a CDS encoding epoxide hydrolase N-terminal domain-containing protein, whose protein sequence is MTAPEPFTLHVPDEVLDDLRARLDRTRLLDDSPRTPPSGMNAAYLRELVDSWKHWDWRSREAWLNRHPQFTAQIDDARVHFAHLRSDRPDVPALLVMHGWPHTFALQLDLADQLPDVHVVVASLPGFAFSSPYADGPMTERRLAASPPRCTAS, encoded by the coding sequence ATGACGGCGCCCGAGCCCTTCACCCTCCACGTGCCCGACGAGGTGCTCGACGACCTGCGCGCCCGGCTCGACCGCACGCGCCTGCTCGACGACTCGCCGCGGACGCCGCCATCAGGCATGAACGCGGCCTACCTGCGCGAGCTCGTCGATTCCTGGAAGCACTGGGACTGGCGCTCGCGCGAGGCGTGGCTCAACCGGCACCCGCAGTTCACCGCGCAGATCGACGACGCGCGCGTGCACTTCGCGCACCTCCGCTCCGACCGGCCCGACGTGCCCGCGCTGCTCGTCATGCACGGGTGGCCCCACACGTTCGCGCTCCAGCTCGACCTCGCCGACCAGCTGCCCGACGTGCACGTGGTCGTCGCGAGCCTGCCGGGGTTCGCGTTCTCGTCGCCGTACGCCGACGGCCCGATGACCGAGCGCCGCCTCGCCGCCTCGCCGCCACGATGCACCGCCTCATGA
- a CDS encoding FitA-like ribbon-helix-helix domain-containing protein yields the protein MPVNITIRSVPDEVRDELAARARRSGRSLQEYLVNELRRIAASPSADDALAAIRQHARSYPPISTDDILTARDADRR from the coding sequence ATGCCGGTGAACATCACGATCAGGTCGGTCCCCGACGAGGTGCGCGACGAGTTGGCCGCGCGCGCGAGACGCTCGGGCCGCTCGCTGCAGGAGTACCTGGTGAACGAGCTCCGACGGATCGCCGCGAGCCCCTCGGCAGACGATGCGTTGGCCGCGATCCGACAGCATGCGCGCTCGTACCCTCCGATCTCCACCGACGACATCCTCACTGCGCGCGATGCCGACCGACGATAG
- a CDS encoding YciI family protein, whose protein sequence is MAKYLLLKHYRGAPEAVNDVPIEQWTPEEFEAHMQYMRDFMKRLEGSGEFVDADALAPKGEWVRYDGPGRPPVTDGPFAETKDLIAGWMIIDVDSHERAVELAGELSAAPGAGGRPIHEWLELRPFLADEAPAVTE, encoded by the coding sequence ATGGCGAAGTACCTGCTGCTGAAGCACTACCGCGGAGCGCCCGAGGCGGTCAACGACGTCCCGATCGAGCAGTGGACGCCCGAGGAGTTCGAGGCGCACATGCAGTACATGCGCGACTTCATGAAGCGACTCGAGGGCAGCGGCGAGTTCGTCGACGCCGACGCGCTGGCGCCGAAGGGCGAGTGGGTCCGGTACGACGGTCCCGGCCGCCCGCCCGTCACCGACGGCCCGTTCGCCGAGACGAAGGACCTGATCGCCGGGTGGATGATCATCGACGTCGACTCGCATGAGCGCGCGGTCGAGTTGGCCGGCGAGCTGTCGGCCGCGCCCGGCGCGGGCGGCCGCCCGATCCACGAGTGGCTCGAGCTGCGGCCGTTCCTCGCCGACGAGGCGCCCGCCGTCACGGAGTGA
- a CDS encoding RtcB family protein, producing the protein MFTGISLRYRSVHALRMHSLDPAMRVWVSRKGAIMADRGRPGVIPGSMGTASYVVEGLGNRMSLNSAPHGAGRHHSRTRARATFTHEQLRAAMAGIEFRDTEALVDEIPQAYKPIDRVMADSAELVQVRHVLRQIVNVKGD; encoded by the coding sequence ATGTTCACCGGCATCTCCCTACGGTACCGCTCGGTGCATGCATTACGCATGCATTCGCTCGATCCTGCGATGCGAGTGTGGGTCTCGCGGAAGGGCGCGATCATGGCCGACCGCGGGCGGCCGGGCGTCATCCCCGGCTCGATGGGCACGGCCTCGTACGTGGTCGAGGGGCTCGGCAACCGGATGTCGCTGAACTCCGCACCGCACGGTGCGGGCCGACACCACTCGCGCACCCGGGCGCGTGCGACGTTCACGCACGAGCAGCTGCGTGCCGCGATGGCGGGGATCGAGTTCCGTGACACCGAGGCGCTCGTCGACGAGATCCCGCAGGCGTACAAGCCGATCGATCGGGTGATGGCCGACTCGGCAGAGCTCGTGCAGGTGCGCCACGTGCTGCGGCAGATCGTGAACGTGAAGGGGGACTGA
- a CDS encoding DUF1697 domain-containing protein, whose translation MSASARTTTGRSAGTGSACVALVRGINVGGRNAVRMAELIDAFRDADYDEVSTYLQSGNVLFRADAGPRELETEVEAMLERRLGVPLLVVIRSKDEFAATIDAAPAGHGSPDLRSDVIFLKHPLSAEEALSEFPELRDGVDAVAAGPGAIYFSRVAVLATKTRIQRLMAMPIFERMTMRSWRTCVRLHERLDGM comes from the coding sequence ATGAGCGCCAGTGCTCGAACGACGACGGGGAGATCCGCGGGCACCGGTTCGGCCTGCGTCGCGCTCGTGCGGGGCATCAACGTCGGCGGCCGCAACGCGGTCCGGATGGCGGAGCTCATCGACGCCTTCCGCGACGCCGACTACGACGAGGTCAGCACCTACCTGCAGAGCGGCAACGTGCTCTTCCGTGCCGACGCGGGCCCGCGCGAGCTCGAGACCGAGGTCGAGGCGATGCTCGAGCGGAGGTTGGGTGTCCCACTGCTCGTGGTCATCCGCTCGAAGGACGAGTTCGCGGCCACCATCGACGCCGCGCCCGCCGGGCATGGATCGCCGGACCTGCGGAGCGACGTCATCTTCCTCAAGCACCCGCTCTCGGCGGAGGAGGCCTTGTCGGAGTTCCCGGAACTGCGCGACGGGGTCGATGCCGTGGCCGCGGGCCCGGGCGCGATCTACTTCTCGCGCGTGGCGGTGCTCGCGACCAAGACCCGCATCCAGCGCCTGATGGCGATGCCGATCTTCGAGCGGATGACGATGCGCAGCTGGCGCACGTGCGTGCGGCTGCACGAGCGCCTCGACGGCATGTAG
- a CDS encoding RNA polymerase sigma factor produces the protein MDDALLRSLIPEVIAILCRRGADFAAAEDAVQDALVEALRVWPADPPRDPKGWLVAVAWRRFIDAARAEASRRHREELVDREPAPGPVTTTDDTLQLYFLCAHPSLTPASAVALTLRAVGGLTTQQIARAYLVPEATMAQRISRAKRTIAGVRLTAPGDLATVLRVLYLVFNEGYSGEVDLAVEAIRLTRQLAGMTTDEEVAGLLALMLLHHARRAARTSPDGRLVPLAEQDRSLWDTRLIAEGVDVLQAALARDRLGEYQAQAAIAALHADALTADETDWVQIVEWYDELVRLTDSPVVRLNRAVAVGQADGARAGLAALAELDPALPRHAAAAAYLHERDGDLVTAARLYAEAASAAANVPERDHLTREAARLNAQLRARS, from the coding sequence GTGGACGACGCGCTGCTGCGCAGCCTCATCCCCGAGGTCATCGCCATCCTCTGCCGCCGGGGAGCCGACTTCGCGGCGGCGGAGGATGCCGTGCAGGATGCGCTCGTCGAGGCCCTTCGCGTCTGGCCCGCCGATCCGCCGAGGGATCCGAAGGGCTGGCTCGTCGCGGTCGCCTGGCGGAGGTTCATCGATGCCGCGCGCGCCGAGGCATCCCGCCGGCACCGCGAGGAGCTCGTCGACCGCGAGCCGGCGCCCGGCCCGGTGACCACGACGGATGACACGCTGCAGCTGTACTTCCTGTGCGCCCACCCGTCGCTCACGCCGGCGTCGGCCGTCGCGCTCACGCTCCGCGCGGTCGGCGGGCTCACCACGCAGCAGATCGCCCGCGCCTATCTCGTGCCCGAGGCGACGATGGCCCAGCGCATCAGCCGGGCCAAGCGCACGATCGCGGGTGTGCGCCTCACCGCGCCGGGCGACCTCGCGACGGTGTTGCGCGTGCTCTACCTCGTCTTCAACGAGGGCTACTCGGGCGAGGTCGACCTCGCGGTCGAGGCGATCCGGCTCACGCGCCAGCTCGCCGGCATGACGACGGACGAGGAGGTCGCGGGCCTGCTCGCGCTCATGCTGCTCCACCACGCCCGACGCGCGGCGCGCACCAGCCCGGACGGACGGCTCGTGCCGCTCGCCGAGCAGGACCGCAGCCTCTGGGACACGCGACTGATCGCCGAGGGCGTCGACGTGCTGCAGGCCGCCCTCGCCCGCGACCGCCTCGGCGAGTACCAGGCCCAGGCCGCGATCGCCGCGCTGCACGCCGACGCCCTCACCGCCGACGAGACCGACTGGGTGCAGATCGTCGAGTGGTACGACGAGCTCGTGCGCCTGACCGACAGCCCGGTGGTGCGCCTGAACCGGGCCGTCGCGGTGGGCCAGGCGGATGGCGCGCGCGCGGGCCTCGCGGCACTCGCCGAGCTCGACCCCGCCCTCCCCCGCCACGCCGCCGCCGCGGCGTACCTGCACGAGCGCGACGGCGACCTGGTCACGGCGGCGCGCCTCTACGCGGAGGCCGCGAGCGCAGCGGCGAACGTTCCCGAGCGCGACCACCTCACGCGTGAGGCGGCGCGCCTGAACGCGCAGCTGCGCGCGCGCAGCTGA